The Labrus mixtus chromosome 16, fLabMix1.1, whole genome shotgun sequence genome window below encodes:
- the LOC132990884 gene encoding uncharacterized protein LOC132990884 isoform X2 codes for MWKSFSLPEAASQVDAFSLKMLSFMTFCHVWILHTVLILCRANSTVIRYSVPEDHHVCLRCGDDSDVVWTHGNRNVPVTRKGIYETNDDPERFILLSDGSLFLLKLDKSDGGEYRCNARLVAELQVLTGRDFSVSAGRTLLLPCSRSSRPKQRWFYRRREEGRRELIFTWFGNGTAKPEREGSRLSYRNDGLQIQNLQLEDAGEYLCNGNLQARLTVVTVRPVPTSVLQTSKAATPVTRTAETKKKEKSRTENVLLMVGVVGLGFMILLMAAVCVLLTSLRCRKAKKYRSTAASQRHEDTKLQPWKTSNTQSESAVPECQPHMDETIHYASLGRQNWRERPCRTPPDQNLNNIIYSSVVTKPTAR; via the exons ATGTGGAAAAGTTTCTCACTCCCTGAAGCAGCTTCACAGGTCGATGCTTTTTCTCTGAAGATGCTCAGTTTCATGACGTTCTGTCACGTTTGGATCCTGCACACAGTTCTGATCCTCTGCAGGGCCAACTCAACAG TGATTAGATATTCAGTCCCAGAAGATCACCACGTGTGTCTGCGGTGTGGCGACGACTCTGATGTTGTCTGGACTCATGGCAACAGGAACGTCCCGGTGACCCGGAAAGGAATCTATGAGACAAACGACGACCCTGAACGGTTCATCCTGCTGTCTGACGGCAGCCTGTTCCTCCTGAAGCTTGACAAGTCGGACGGAGGCGAGTATCGCTGCAACGCGAGGCTGGTGGCGGAGCTGCAGGTGCTCACAG GTCGTGACTTCTCGGTGTCTGCGGGCCGGACACTGCTGCTCCCCTGCAGCAGATCCTCCAGACCCAAACAGAGGTGGTTTTAtcggaggagggaggaagggaggcgGGAACTAATCTTTACCTGGTTCGGAAACGGTACGGCGAAACCAGAAAGGGAGGGGAGCCGGCTCAGCTACAGGAACGATGGACTGCAAATCCAAAACCTGCAGCTAGAGGACGCCGGAGAGTATCTGTGCAACGGAAATCTGCAAGCCAGACTCACTGTTGTCACGG TGCGGCCCGTGCCGACCAGCGTCCTGCAAACCAGCAAAGCTGCAACGCCTGTGACAAGAACAg ctgaaacaaagaagaaggagaagagcagAACTGAGAATG TCCTGCTGATGGTCGGCGTGGTCGGGTTGGGGTTCATGATCCTCCTCATGgcggctgtttgtgttttactgacGAGCTTGAGGTGCAGGAAGGCGAAAAAATACAGAAGCACAG CCGCTTCACAGAGACATGAAGACACCAAGCTGCAGCCGTGGAAGACGTCCAACACACAATCTG AGTCCGCAGTTCCTGAATGTCAGCCTCACATGGACGAGACGATCCACTACGCCTCTCTGGGCCGCCAGAACTGGAGGGAGAGACCCTGCAGGACTCCACCGGATCAGAACCTCAACAACATCATCTACTCCTCTGTCGTCACCAAACCAACAGCAcgatga
- the LOC132990884 gene encoding uncharacterized protein LOC132990884 isoform X1 — protein sequence MWKSFSLPEAASQVDAFSLKMLSFMTFCHVWILHTVLILCRANSTAVIRYSVPEDHHVCLRCGDDSDVVWTHGNRNVPVTRKGIYETNDDPERFILLSDGSLFLLKLDKSDGGEYRCNARLVAELQVLTGRDFSVSAGRTLLLPCSRSSRPKQRWFYRRREEGRRELIFTWFGNGTAKPEREGSRLSYRNDGLQIQNLQLEDAGEYLCNGNLQARLTVVTVRPVPTSVLQTSKAATPVTRTAETKKKEKSRTENVLLMVGVVGLGFMILLMAAVCVLLTSLRCRKAKKYRSTAASQRHEDTKLQPWKTSNTQSESAVPECQPHMDETIHYASLGRQNWRERPCRTPPDQNLNNIIYSSVVTKPTAR from the exons ATGTGGAAAAGTTTCTCACTCCCTGAAGCAGCTTCACAGGTCGATGCTTTTTCTCTGAAGATGCTCAGTTTCATGACGTTCTGTCACGTTTGGATCCTGCACACAGTTCTGATCCTCTGCAGGGCCAACTCAACAG CAGTGATTAGATATTCAGTCCCAGAAGATCACCACGTGTGTCTGCGGTGTGGCGACGACTCTGATGTTGTCTGGACTCATGGCAACAGGAACGTCCCGGTGACCCGGAAAGGAATCTATGAGACAAACGACGACCCTGAACGGTTCATCCTGCTGTCTGACGGCAGCCTGTTCCTCCTGAAGCTTGACAAGTCGGACGGAGGCGAGTATCGCTGCAACGCGAGGCTGGTGGCGGAGCTGCAGGTGCTCACAG GTCGTGACTTCTCGGTGTCTGCGGGCCGGACACTGCTGCTCCCCTGCAGCAGATCCTCCAGACCCAAACAGAGGTGGTTTTAtcggaggagggaggaagggaggcgGGAACTAATCTTTACCTGGTTCGGAAACGGTACGGCGAAACCAGAAAGGGAGGGGAGCCGGCTCAGCTACAGGAACGATGGACTGCAAATCCAAAACCTGCAGCTAGAGGACGCCGGAGAGTATCTGTGCAACGGAAATCTGCAAGCCAGACTCACTGTTGTCACGG TGCGGCCCGTGCCGACCAGCGTCCTGCAAACCAGCAAAGCTGCAACGCCTGTGACAAGAACAg ctgaaacaaagaagaaggagaagagcagAACTGAGAATG TCCTGCTGATGGTCGGCGTGGTCGGGTTGGGGTTCATGATCCTCCTCATGgcggctgtttgtgttttactgacGAGCTTGAGGTGCAGGAAGGCGAAAAAATACAGAAGCACAG CCGCTTCACAGAGACATGAAGACACCAAGCTGCAGCCGTGGAAGACGTCCAACACACAATCTG AGTCCGCAGTTCCTGAATGTCAGCCTCACATGGACGAGACGATCCACTACGCCTCTCTGGGCCGCCAGAACTGGAGGGAGAGACCCTGCAGGACTCCACCGGATCAGAACCTCAACAACATCATCTACTCCTCTGTCGTCACCAAACCAACAGCAcgatga
- the LOC132990884 gene encoding uncharacterized protein LOC132990884 isoform X3 — translation MWKSFSLPEAASQVDAFSLKMLSFMTFCHVWILHTVLILCRANSTAVIRYSVPEDHHVCLRCGDDSDVVWTHGNRNVPVTRKGIYETNDDPERFILLSDGSLFLLKLDKSDGGEYRCNARLVAELQVLTGRDFSVSAGRTLLLPCSRSSRPKQRWFYRRREEGRRELIFTWFGNGTAKPEREGSRLSYRNDGLQIQNLQLEDAGEYLCNGNLQARLTVVTGGVLQTSKAATPVTRTAETKKKEKSRTENVLLMVGVVGLGFMILLMAAVCVLLTSLRCRKAKKYRSTAASQRHEDTKLQPWKTSNTQSESAVPECQPHMDETIHYASLGRQNWRERPCRTPPDQNLNNIIYSSVVTKPTAR, via the exons ATGTGGAAAAGTTTCTCACTCCCTGAAGCAGCTTCACAGGTCGATGCTTTTTCTCTGAAGATGCTCAGTTTCATGACGTTCTGTCACGTTTGGATCCTGCACACAGTTCTGATCCTCTGCAGGGCCAACTCAACAG CAGTGATTAGATATTCAGTCCCAGAAGATCACCACGTGTGTCTGCGGTGTGGCGACGACTCTGATGTTGTCTGGACTCATGGCAACAGGAACGTCCCGGTGACCCGGAAAGGAATCTATGAGACAAACGACGACCCTGAACGGTTCATCCTGCTGTCTGACGGCAGCCTGTTCCTCCTGAAGCTTGACAAGTCGGACGGAGGCGAGTATCGCTGCAACGCGAGGCTGGTGGCGGAGCTGCAGGTGCTCACAG GTCGTGACTTCTCGGTGTCTGCGGGCCGGACACTGCTGCTCCCCTGCAGCAGATCCTCCAGACCCAAACAGAGGTGGTTTTAtcggaggagggaggaagggaggcgGGAACTAATCTTTACCTGGTTCGGAAACGGTACGGCGAAACCAGAAAGGGAGGGGAGCCGGCTCAGCTACAGGAACGATGGACTGCAAATCCAAAACCTGCAGCTAGAGGACGCCGGAGAGTATCTGTGCAACGGAAATCTGCAAGCCAGACTCACTGTTGTCACGGGTGG CGTCCTGCAAACCAGCAAAGCTGCAACGCCTGTGACAAGAACAg ctgaaacaaagaagaaggagaagagcagAACTGAGAATG TCCTGCTGATGGTCGGCGTGGTCGGGTTGGGGTTCATGATCCTCCTCATGgcggctgtttgtgttttactgacGAGCTTGAGGTGCAGGAAGGCGAAAAAATACAGAAGCACAG CCGCTTCACAGAGACATGAAGACACCAAGCTGCAGCCGTGGAAGACGTCCAACACACAATCTG AGTCCGCAGTTCCTGAATGTCAGCCTCACATGGACGAGACGATCCACTACGCCTCTCTGGGCCGCCAGAACTGGAGGGAGAGACCCTGCAGGACTCCACCGGATCAGAACCTCAACAACATCATCTACTCCTCTGTCGTCACCAAACCAACAGCAcgatga